Proteins co-encoded in one Astyanax mexicanus isolate ESR-SI-001 chromosome 1, AstMex3_surface, whole genome shotgun sequence genomic window:
- the foxr1 gene encoding forkhead box protein R1, translating into MSSMFLQLQARERFLSLHLSTGLHEWDMSEEIKLSTTTDQFHRDDKRNEQYLAQWHYARISRRTLAGADRTHLAQPEDCTESIIQPSLWLIVNPNLACPIKYPTVKKSSLLKLTVDTPVPSPSPPVPVQNLHILPLPDQTCLNESLHDTSLSSEYQLTDDDTSSVDVPICRKVKGARKGRVPKEPSSRRLGLAQSRRLQRVLQDSCNLKNGAWPRPPVNYCILIAMALSSSRSGSLNVQQIYNFTRDHFPFFITAPDGWKNTIRHNLCFSNSFKKTPQQVTGEGKRKSCLWYLTLDGRRRLRNEIHTLTVDSFRMLKRSMNYPDMIQALFEL; encoded by the exons ATGAGCTCGATGTTTCTTCAGCTGCAGGCCAGAGAGAGGTTCCTGAGCCTGCACCTCAGCACGGGCCTGCACGAGTGGGACATGAGCGAGGAGATCAAACTGAGCACCACCACAGACCAGTTCCACAGAG ACGATAAGAGGAATGAGCAGTACCTGGCGCAGTGGCACTATGCCAGAATCTCCAGGAGAACACTCGCTGGAGCAGACAGAACCCACCTCGCCCAACCCGAGGACTGCACAG AATCAATAATACAGCCAAGTCTGTGGCTGATTGTGAATCCAAATCTAGCCTGCCCTATAAAATACCCAACTGTTAAAAAGTCATCGCTGCTGAAACTGACTGTAGACACACCTGTCCCGAGTCCTTCCCCACCTGTACCTGTACAAAACCTGCACATCCTGCCGCTGCCTGACCAGACTTGCCTTAATGAGTCACTGCATGACACCTCTCTCTCAAGTGAATATCAG CTTACAGATGATGACACCTCCTCAGTGGATGTGCCGATTTGCCGCAAGGTGAAAGGTGCTAGAAAGGGCCGAGTTCCCAAGGAGCCGTCCTCTCGCAGGCTGGGCCTGGCTCAGAGCCGGAGGCTGCAGAGGGTCCTGCAGGACAGCTGCAACCTGAAAAACGGAGCCTGGCCTCGACCACCTGTCAACTACTGCATCCTCATCGCCATGGCTCTGAGCAGTAGCCGCTCTGGCAGCCTTAATGTGCAGCAGATCTACAACTTCACAAG AGATCACTTCCCTTTCTTCATAACCGCTCCTGACGGTTGGAAAAACACCATCCGCCACAACCTGTGCTTCAGCAACAGCTTTAAGAAGACCCCACAGCAGGTGACTGGAGAGGGGAAGAGGAAGTCCTGCCTGTGGTACCTCACCCTGGACGGCCGACGAAGGCTGAGAAACGAGATCCACACACTGACTGTAGACTCCTTCAGGATGCTGAAGAGGAGCATGAATTACCCAG ATATGATTCAAGCTCTGTTTGAGTTGTAA
- the cenatac gene encoding coiled-coil domain-containing protein 84 isoform X1 — protein sequence MGPFYCEICRQTDFSGKGHIYGKSHQSKLKVVLVKFLEKVKEARRCIKRPQVEKFDAVEHEQKFWCYCCQQEIQKHVTDGRVTVLHGALLEHMSTREHRTKTHAFWWKNKADPKLKEKFIITEEEAERLKEEVAKTLEQYEEKEDTLLKEQADIIRSQEHHRLEVLQSLREPDPESQEPAEHNQQEMEQTACMSSDTATSFYVASYGHAQQAGPSHEDPFMEDLGHGLTFIGHQDSSGCGNIHTGAVPPWLLEDPEDEEADSLQKEIGPSVQEFLKHKEQEKLKKLPPNRVGANFDHGSHTDANWLPSFGRVWNSGRRWQSRHQFRQEEAQSGQKRKRENGKKATKKQKHLSNGDL from the exons ATGGGGCCGTTTTATTGTGAAATATGTCGCCAAACCGACTTCTCAGGGAAGGGACACATCTATGGGAAGAGTCACCAGAGCAAACTTAAAGTCGTGCTGGTGAAATTCCTGGAGAAG GTGAAGGAGGCGCGGCGCTGTATTAAACGTCCTCAGGTGGAGAAGTTTGACGCTGTTGAACATGAGCAGAAGTTCTGGTGTTACTGCTGTCAGCAGGAGATACAGAAACATGTCACTGACGGCAGAGTCACCGTGCTGCACGGAGCCCTGCTGGAACACATGAGCAC GCGAGAGCACCGCACCAAAACGCATGCGTTCTGGTGGAAAAACAAAGCAGATCCCAAGCTAAAGGAGAAATTCATCATCACAGAGGAAGAGGCTGAAAG GTTAAAGGAAGAAGTCGCCAAAACTCTGGAGCAATATGAAGAGAAAGAGGACACACTTCTAAAAGAG cAAGCTGACATTATCAGATCCCAGGAGCATCACAGGCTGGAGGTGTTGCAGTCTCTAAGAGAG CCTGATCCAGAGTCACAGGAGCCTGCTGAACACAACCAGCAGGAAATGGAGCAGACAGCCTG CATGAGTTCGGACACTGCAACAAGCTTCTATGTTGCATCATATGGACATGCACAGCAGGCAGGACCCAGCCATGAGGACCCTTTCATGGAGGATCTTGGACACGGCCTGACCTTCATTGGCCATCAG GACTCCTCTGGATGTGGGAAcattcacacag GAGCTGTGCCTCCATGGCTGCTTGAGGATCCTGAGGATGAGGAAGCGGACAGCTTGCAAAAGGAGATTGGCCCGTCTGTGCAGGAGTTCCTTAAACATA AAGAGCAAGAGAAGCTTAAAAAACTTCCGCCCAACCGGGTGGGGGCCAACTTTGACCACGGTTCTCACACTGATGCTAACTGGCTGCCCTCTTTTGGACGAGTGTGGAACAGTGGCAGGCGCTGGCAGTCTAG ACACCAGTTCAGACAAGAGGAAGCACAAAGTGgacaaaagagaaagagggagaatggAAAGAAGGCAACAAAGAAGCAAAAACACCTCAGTAATGGAGATTTATAA
- the cenatac gene encoding coiled-coil domain-containing protein 84 isoform X2 — protein sequence MGPFYCEICRQTDFSGKGHIYGKSHQSKLKVVLVKFLEKVKEARRCIKRPQVEKFDAVEHEQKFWCYCCQQEIQKHVTDGRVTVLHGALLEHMSTLKEEVAKTLEQYEEKEDTLLKEQADIIRSQEHHRLEVLQSLREPDPESQEPAEHNQQEMEQTACMSSDTATSFYVASYGHAQQAGPSHEDPFMEDLGHGLTFIGHQDSSGCGNIHTGAVPPWLLEDPEDEEADSLQKEIGPSVQEFLKHKEQEKLKKLPPNRVGANFDHGSHTDANWLPSFGRVWNSGRRWQSRHQFRQEEAQSGQKRKRENGKKATKKQKHLSNGDL from the exons ATGGGGCCGTTTTATTGTGAAATATGTCGCCAAACCGACTTCTCAGGGAAGGGACACATCTATGGGAAGAGTCACCAGAGCAAACTTAAAGTCGTGCTGGTGAAATTCCTGGAGAAG GTGAAGGAGGCGCGGCGCTGTATTAAACGTCCTCAGGTGGAGAAGTTTGACGCTGTTGAACATGAGCAGAAGTTCTGGTGTTACTGCTGTCAGCAGGAGATACAGAAACATGTCACTGACGGCAGAGTCACCGTGCTGCACGGAGCCCTGCTGGAACACATGAGCAC GTTAAAGGAAGAAGTCGCCAAAACTCTGGAGCAATATGAAGAGAAAGAGGACACACTTCTAAAAGAG cAAGCTGACATTATCAGATCCCAGGAGCATCACAGGCTGGAGGTGTTGCAGTCTCTAAGAGAG CCTGATCCAGAGTCACAGGAGCCTGCTGAACACAACCAGCAGGAAATGGAGCAGACAGCCTG CATGAGTTCGGACACTGCAACAAGCTTCTATGTTGCATCATATGGACATGCACAGCAGGCAGGACCCAGCCATGAGGACCCTTTCATGGAGGATCTTGGACACGGCCTGACCTTCATTGGCCATCAG GACTCCTCTGGATGTGGGAAcattcacacag GAGCTGTGCCTCCATGGCTGCTTGAGGATCCTGAGGATGAGGAAGCGGACAGCTTGCAAAAGGAGATTGGCCCGTCTGTGCAGGAGTTCCTTAAACATA AAGAGCAAGAGAAGCTTAAAAAACTTCCGCCCAACCGGGTGGGGGCCAACTTTGACCACGGTTCTCACACTGATGCTAACTGGCTGCCCTCTTTTGGACGAGTGTGGAACAGTGGCAGGCGCTGGCAGTCTAG ACACCAGTTCAGACAAGAGGAAGCACAAAGTGgacaaaagagaaagagggagaatggAAAGAAGGCAACAAAGAAGCAAAAACACCTCAGTAATGGAGATTTATAA